CGATTCGCAGGCGCACGCTCGATGCGTTGAAGCTCGCGTCCGAACTCGGCGCCGAAACGGTGACGCTGCAGGGGCCGGACGCCACGCAAACGCTGATCGCCTACGCGCGCATGCGCAATGTCTCGAAGCTCGTCGTGGGCGCGGCGCCGGCGTCGGGATGGCGCGGCTGGCTGCGGCGCTCGACGGGCGAGCGGCTGATTCGCGCGGCGCGCGATATCGACGTCACGCTCGTCAATTCGGGCACCGTGCGCGAGACGGCCGAGCGCGGCGAAGCCGTGGCGCGCTTTGCCGGCACCGGCGCGGGGGCAGGGCGATCGTCGTTTGTTTCGTACTCCTATGCATTCGGTATTTGCGCGGCGATCACCGTCGCCGAAAGCTTCTTCGTCGATCACATCTCGCTCGCAAATCTCGTGATGGTCTATCTGCTCGGCACGATTTTCACGGCGGCGCGGTTGGGGCGCGGCCCTGGCGTGATGTTCTCGTTCCTCGGCGTGGCAGCGTTCGATTTTTTCTTCGTGCCGCCGCGCATGTCCTTTACGGTGTCGGACACGCAGTATTTGCTGACGTTTGCCGTGATGCTGTTGACGTCGTTGACAATCAGCCACTTGACCGCAAGCTTGCGCCGTCAGGCCCGCATTGCGACGTTGGGCGAACGACGAACCGGTGCGATGTTCGCCATGGCGCGTGAGTTGGGCGCCGCGTTGGCGACGGCCCAGATCATCGAAATCGGCACGCGTCACGTTGCCGAAGTGTTTCAAGCGCGCGTGGCGATTCTCTTGCCCGATAGCACCGAGAAGGTGAGGCAGAAGATCGAGAACCCCGACGAGGCGATGACGCTCGACGTATCGAGCCTCGATTTGGATATCGCGCAGTGGGTCTACGATCAGCAAAAGAGCGCAGGTCAAGGCACCGATACGCTGCCCGCGACACCCGCGCTGTATCTGCCGCTGAAGGCGCCGATGCGCACGCGCGGCGTGATCGCGATCGTGTCGCCGCGGATGGAAGAGCTCGAGATCCCGGAGCAGCGCCGCATGATCGATACGTTCGCGGCGCAGATCGCGCTTGCGCTGGAGCGCGTGCACTACGTCGAGATCGCGCAAGATGCGCTCGTCAGCATGGAGTCGGAGCGGCTGCGCAATTCGTTGTTGTCGGCGATCTCGCACGACTTGCGCACGCCCTTGACGTCGATCGTCGGATTCGCGTCGATGCTCGCGGAGGCGCCGGGCGGCGGGCCGATGGGCGAGCGCGAGCAGGAACTGGCCGAGGCGATTCACGACGAGGCGCTGCGTATGACCGGGCTCGTGACGAACTTGCTCGACATGGCGCGGCTGCAAGAAGGGAGCATGCGGCTCAATCGACAGTGGTCGTCGATCGAAGAGGTGGTCGGCTCGGCGTTGTCGGCGTGCCGACGCATGCTGGCGGGGCGTGCGATCGAAGCGCGCGTACCGGCCGAGCTACCGCTCGTGCAACTCGATGCCGTGCTGGTCGAACGGCTCTTTGCGAATTTGCTCGAGAACGCCTCGAAATACACGCCCACCGGTTCGCTGATCGCGATTGCGGCGTCGACGCGCCAAACCGATTCGGAGCGCTATGTCAAAGTCGAAGTGCAAGACTGTGGGCCAGGCTTGCCGGCCGGCATGGAATCGCGCTTGTTCGAGAAATTTACGCGTGGCGAGAAAGAATCGGCCAAGCCCGGCATCGGTCTGGGCCTGGCGATTTGCAGGGCGATCGTCGAAGCGCACGGCGGTCAAATCGGCGCTGACAATCGTCGCGATGCCGAGGGCGCCGTGATCGGCGCGACGTTCTGGTTCACGCTGCCGGCCAACGAAACGCCGACGATCGAGGCCGAGCTGATCGAGGACGTCGAGCCTCATGACGGGACGCACGGCGAGCGGAGTGCGGAGCCGATCGCACCGGAGGTCGACTTGCCGCCCGTACCACCGGCATCCACGCTGAAATCTTAGCCATGTCGGAATCCACGATTACCGTCGTCTTGATCGAGGACGACAAAGCCATCCGCCGTTTCGTCCAGGCGTCGCTCGAATCCGAGGGCATCCGTGTGCTCGAAGCCGAGCTGGGCCGCAGGGGCATTTCGCTTGCGGCCAGTGCGCGGCCCGATCTCGTCATCGTCGATTTGGGCTTGCCCGATATCGACGGTGCCGACGTTATTCGCCAACTGCGCGATTGGTCGTCGGTTCCTGTCATCGTGTTGTCCGCGCGCACGCGCGAAGAGGAGAAGGTGGCCGCGCTCGACGCGGGCGCGGACGATTACTTGACCAAGCCGTTCGGCGCCCCGGAACTGCTCGCGCGTATTCGCGCGCAATTGCGCAGACGCAATCGCGGGACATCGGATCAGGAATCGAAGCTGCGCTTCGGCACGATCGAGGTCGACTTTGAAATGCGAACGGTGCAGCGCGCTGGACAGGCCGTTCATCTGACGCCGATCGAATACCGATTGCTCGTTTCGCTCGCGCGTCATGCGGGCCGCGTGCTGACGCATCGTCAATTGCTGCAGGAAGTGTGGGGGCCGTCGCGCGTGGACAGCTCGCATTACCTGCGCATCTACATGGGTCATTTACGTCAGAAGCTCGAACGCGATCCGGCCCAGCCCGAACACATCGTGACGGAGACGGGGGTAGGCTATCGGCTCGTCGGCGTGCTCTGAGGCTCGATCTCGTAGCCTTCGGCCGCTTGGCGCTCGCGACGTTCTTCGTTCGCGCGCCTAGCCCTTAGCCGCTGCCGGGACAGGACGGCGATCACCTCGCTCGTGCTGGCTCCGGCCGGCACCTCGTTGCGGATGACGTTCTGCACCATCGGCAACCCAGAGCGATGCCGGCGCAGTGCCTTGGCGATCGCTGTCCGGCACTCCTGCCCATGGCATTCCCATTCGTCACGGATTTTTCCGCAATAACGGCACTTGTCCATGCCGGCCATTCTACCGGCAATCGTCGGAACGCTCAGGGAGCCGGAACGGGCCCCCTGAGCGCTCCGATGCCTTATGTCACGGCGAGTTCGTCGAGGAGCAGGGCGTAAGGCTGATCGAGTTCGATTTCGTCGCAGTTCGGCTGGCCGCCGCCGCGATCGACGACGAGGAAATCGGCGACTGCGTCGAGCGCGATCAGCGGATGATGCCAGACGCCGCGCGCGTAGTTCACGCCGACGCGCCCACTGACCGAAAAAGCGCGCATCCGCTGCGCGTCGAATGGTCCTGGCGGCGCGACGACGACGAGGTAGCGGACTTCACCCAACGGAATGAACGCCTGGCTGCCGAGCGGGTGGCGCTCCATCATCGCGACCTCGAAAGGCAGTGCTCGCGGTTGTCCGCGGAAAACGTTGATGAGCGCTCGTCCGCCGGCTTCGCTGACGTCGATCGTCGCCAGATCGTGGAAGCGCTCGGTCGTACCGCCGTTGATGGAGAAATGGCGTGCGCCGTCGAGCGCGATGACGTCGCCGAACGGCGCGAACGCATCGCGCGTGAGAGGCTCGATAGAGAGCGTACGGCTCATGATCTCGTCCTTATTCGTCCTTGTGCGTTCTTATGCCGGCTCGCCCCAGAGGCGAAGCCGCGATACGCCGCCGTCGGGAAAGAGGTTGAATCGCACATGCGAGACCGCGCCGATGGCGGCAATCTCGCGCTCGTAAAAGTGCTGGTTATCCATCTGCAACGATTGCTCGGGAAGCAGAACGGGCCAGAACATCGCTTGCGTGACGAGCGATTCGTCGGTGCCACCGGTGACGTAAGCCGCTTGCAGCGAGCAGCGATCGGGATAATTGCCTTTGAAGAACGCGGTATCGACTTCGATCTTGCGGATCACGCCCGGCCGAGCCAGTGCGATGATCGCCCAGTCGTTGCCCGGCTCGCGCCGCCGGCGCGTTTCCCATCCGTCGCCCATGTTGACGCCGCGGCCCGGCATGAGCAGGTTGGCCGCCAGCCCGAAATGCTGATTGTTCGCGCAAACGACGTGCGCGCCGTTGACGGCCGCTGCCAGATCGACGAGCGTGCCTTCAGCCGATGAGGCGAGCGCATCTTCCAGCGCGGGCCGGCCGTAGATGCGCAAGCGGGCCACGCCGCCGTCGGGAAATAGCGTGATGCGAATGTGCGTGAATGTATCGGGGCGAGATACGCCGAGGTAATGATGTTGGTTGCCTTGCAGCGCCGTGGGCGGGACGAGCATGTGCCATTTCGCGTCGTCGGGCGGCAGATCGCTCGTGCTCGCGCAGGCTTCGATCGATGCGGCCGGCGGGAAATTGCCCGTGAAGTGGCTGGTGTCGATGTCGACGCCTTCGATCGTGCCGCGGCGAGCCAGTTTGACGACGCACCAGTCCTGGCCCGTCGTACGCTTGCGGCGGGTCTCCCAGCCGTCCATCCATTTGCCGTGATCGTCGTACTTACCGGGGATGAAGACGGCGGGTTGGGGGGCGAGCATGCGTTCTTTCGGTGCGAAGAACTCGTCGCTGGCAACGAGCGCTTTCGCGCCGAGGCGTGGATCGGCCAGATTCAGGCAGCGGCGCGTGAAATCGGGGGCGTTCGGGTCGAGCGTTGGAATGGCCATGATGAATCGATTAGTAGTCCAAAGTTTCGTTACGCGAAGCGGCGGGGCAACGCTTCGATCGCAGCAGGGCGGCGGGGTCGCAGGTGTTTGTCGGTGGGGGCGCGTCAAATCGCGGCGGCACCTTGCGCGGGCCTATCGAATTCCGGCATGGCCGCCTCTTCCACGAAGAGCAGGGCGGGGTCTTGGTTCAGCACACGGCGAGCGCGCGCACGATCGATGTCGTGTTCCCAGGCTGCGACGACGACCGTTGCCACGCAGTTGCCGATCAGATTCGTGATGGCGCGAGCGATGCCGACGAACCAATCGACGGGAAGAATCAGCACGAGGCCGAGCACGGGAATCGCCGGAATCGCCGACAGCGTGGCTGCCAGAATCACGATCGCCGAGCCAGGGATGCCATGCGCACCCTTCGACGTGATGAGCGAGACCAAAACGACGACGATCAAATCGTGCAGCGACAGCGGCGTGTTGGTTGCCTGCGCGATGAACAACACGGCCAGCGTCAGGTAGATGGAGAAGCCGTCGAGGTTGAACGAGTAGCCGGTGGGAATGACGAGGCCGACCGTCGAATCCTTGATGCCCATCCATTCGAGCTTGCGCATGACTTGGGGCAGCACGGCGTCCGACGAG
The sequence above is a segment of the Trinickia acidisoli genome. Coding sequences within it:
- a CDS encoding DUF4118 domain-containing protein, with the protein product MERPDPDALLDKIQREEEKRHRGRLKVFFGASAGVGKTFAMLQAARRRRDEGVGVVIGLVETHGRKETLALLDGLETIPPARVEYRGRQLAEFDLDAALARKPELILVDELAHSNVQGSRHLKRWQDVHELLDAGIDVYTTVNVQHLESLNDVVGQITGIRVWETVPDRVFDLADEVTLVDLPAEELLDRLREGKVYLPHQAENAVRNFFRKGNLIALRELALRRTADRVDAQMREYRADQSIERIWQARERIIVCVGAGPESTTLVRAAARLASSLKADWLAVYVETPKLQRLPDAIRRRTLDALKLASELGAETVTLQGPDATQTLIAYARMRNVSKLVVGAAPASGWRGWLRRSTGERLIRAARDIDVTLVNSGTVRETAERGEAVARFAGTGAGAGRSSFVSYSYAFGICAAITVAESFFVDHISLANLVMVYLLGTIFTAARLGRGPGVMFSFLGVAAFDFFFVPPRMSFTVSDTQYLLTFAVMLLTSLTISHLTASLRRQARIATLGERRTGAMFAMARELGAALATAQIIEIGTRHVAEVFQARVAILLPDSTEKVRQKIENPDEAMTLDVSSLDLDIAQWVYDQQKSAGQGTDTLPATPALYLPLKAPMRTRGVIAIVSPRMEELEIPEQRRMIDTFAAQIALALERVHYVEIAQDALVSMESERLRNSLLSAISHDLRTPLTSIVGFASMLAEAPGGGPMGEREQELAEAIHDEALRMTGLVTNLLDMARLQEGSMRLNRQWSSIEEVVGSALSACRRMLAGRAIEARVPAELPLVQLDAVLVERLFANLLENASKYTPTGSLIAIAASTRQTDSERYVKVEVQDCGPGLPAGMESRLFEKFTRGEKESAKPGIGLGLAICRAIVEAHGGQIGADNRRDAEGAVIGATFWFTLPANETPTIEAELIEDVEPHDGTHGERSAEPIAPEVDLPPVPPASTLKS
- a CDS encoding response regulator, which encodes MSESTITVVLIEDDKAIRRFVQASLESEGIRVLEAELGRRGISLAASARPDLVIVDLGLPDIDGADVIRQLRDWSSVPVIVLSARTREEEKVAALDAGADDYLTKPFGAPELLARIRAQLRRRNRGTSDQESKLRFGTIEVDFEMRTVQRAGQAVHLTPIEYRLLVSLARHAGRVLTHRQLLQEVWGPSRVDSSHYLRIYMGHLRQKLERDPAQPEHIVTETGVGYRLVGVL
- a CDS encoding ureidoglycolate lyase; this translates as MSRTLSIEPLTRDAFAPFGDVIALDGARHFSINGGTTERFHDLATIDVSEAGGRALINVFRGQPRALPFEVAMMERHPLGSQAFIPLGEVRYLVVVAPPGPFDAQRMRAFSVSGRVGVNYARGVWHHPLIALDAVADFLVVDRGGGQPNCDEIELDQPYALLLDELAVT
- the alc gene encoding allantoicase, translating into MAIPTLDPNAPDFTRRCLNLADPRLGAKALVASDEFFAPKERMLAPQPAVFIPGKYDDHGKWMDGWETRRKRTTGQDWCVVKLARRGTIEGVDIDTSHFTGNFPPAASIEACASTSDLPPDDAKWHMLVPPTALQGNQHHYLGVSRPDTFTHIRITLFPDGGVARLRIYGRPALEDALASSAEGTLVDLAAAVNGAHVVCANNQHFGLAANLLMPGRGVNMGDGWETRRRREPGNDWAIIALARPGVIRKIEVDTAFFKGNYPDRCSLQAAYVTGGTDESLVTQAMFWPVLLPEQSLQMDNQHFYEREIAAIGAVSHVRFNLFPDGGVSRLRLWGEPA